A section of the Mastomys coucha isolate ucsf_1 unplaced genomic scaffold, UCSF_Mcou_1 pScaffold15, whole genome shotgun sequence genome encodes:
- the LOC116092067 gene encoding olfactory receptor 1013-like, producing MEQYNDTVTEFILVGFTTDPVMQLVLFVIFLAVYSLTVLGNSTLIVLICNDSRLHTPMYCFIGNLSFLDLGLSTVYTPKILVTCISEDKSISFAGCVAQFFFSAGLGYTECYLLAAMAYDRYVAISKPLLYSQAMSLKLCAFLVGASYLGGLINSLIITKDTFALTFCSDNVIDDFFCDIPPLVKLACGKKDSFQSVLFFLLTSNVIIPIVFILATYLFIIATILRIRSTQGRLKAFSTCSSHLISVTLYYGSILYIYARPRSSYSLDRDKIVSTFYTVVFPMLNPLIYSLRNKDVKEALNKLFK from the coding sequence ATGGAACAATACAATGATACAGTGACTGAGTTTATTCTGGTGGGATTTACAACAGACCCTGTCATGCAGCTGGTCCTGTTTGTTATTTTCCTTGCTGTGTATTCATTAACTGTGTTAGGAAACAGCACCCTCATTGTATTGATCTGCAATGACTCTAGGCTCCATACACCCATGTATTGCTTCATTGGAAACCTGTCTTTTTTGGATCTTGGACTGTCCACAGTTTATACACCAAAGATCTTAGTGACCTGCATCTCTGAAGATAAAAGCATCTCCTTTGCTGGCTGCGTGGCTCAATTCTTCTTCTCTGCTGGACTTGGGTATACTGAGTGTTATCTGTTGGCTGCCATGgcttatgaccgctatgtggctaTCTCAAAACCACTGCTTTATTCCCAAGCCATGTCCTTAAAGCTGTGTGCATTTTTAGTGGGAGCTTCATATCTGGGTGGTTTAATTAACTCTCTCATCATCACCAAAGACACATTTGCCTTGACTTTCTGCAGTGACAATGTAATTGATGACTTTTTCTGTGATATCCCACCTCTGGTGAAGCTTGCCTGTGGCAAGAAGGACAGTTTTCAGTCTGTGTTATTCTTCCTCTTGACGTCCAATGTCATCATCCCCATTGTGTTCATCCTGGCCACCTATCTCTTCATCATTGCTACTATCTTGAGGATCCGCTCCACTCAGGGTCGCCTCAAGGCCTTCTCCACCTGCTCCTCCCACCTCATCTCTGTGACCTTGTACTATGGCTCCATTCTCTACATCTATGCTCGGCCCCGGTCCAGCTACTCTTTAGATAGAGACAAAATTGTTTCAACCTTTTACACGGTGGTCTTTCCCATGTTGAATCCCCTGATCTATAGTCTGAGGAATAAGGATGTGAAAGAGGCTCTGAATAAACTGTTCAAATAA
- the LOC116092068 gene encoding olfactory receptor 9G4-like, with product MEVDNRTILTEFILMGFSADPHWQLVLFGIFLTIYLMTLSGNMTLIVLIRIDSRLHTPMYFFIGGLSFLDFWYNSVYIPKILVNCVSEDKRISLAGCGAQFFFSCVAAYTECYLLAAMAYDRHAAICSPLLYSSIMSTSLCAGLVAGSYIGGFLNAIAHTANTFRLRFCGKNIIDHFFCDVLPLVKMSCTDTRVYVKILSSMVGFTVLSSILAIIISYFNILLAILRIRSASGRRKAFSTCASHLVSVTLFYGSLLFMYSRPSSNYSLERDKVAAMFYTIINPLLNPFIYSLRNKDVKEAFKKLMQTIQQQT from the coding sequence ATGGAGGTGGACAACCGCACCATCCTGACTGAATTTATCCTCATGGGCTTCTCGGCAGACCCCCACTGGCAGCTGGTTCTATTTGGAATATTTCTAACCATCTACTTGATGACCTTGTCAGGGAACATGACCTTGATTGTTTTAATCCGCATTGATTCCAGGttgcacacacccatgtacttttttATTGGAGGCCTATCTTTTTTGGACTTCTGGTATAATTCTGTGTACATACCAAAAATCTTGGTCAACTGTGTTTCAGAGGATAAGCGAATTTCTTTAGCTGGTTGTGGggctcagtttttcttttcctgtgtagCAGCCTACACCGAGTGCTACCTGCTGGCAGCCATGGCATATGATCGACATGCTGCAATTTGTAGCCCATTGCTCTATTCAAGCATCATGTCCACTTCTCTTTGTGCAGGGCTAGTGGCTGGCTCCTATATAGGAGGATTTTTGAATGCCATAGCCCATACTGCCAACACTTTCAGGCTAAGGTTCTGTGGTAAAAATATTATTGATCACTTTTTCTGTGATGTGCTTCCATTGGTAAAAATGTCTTGTACAGACACCCGTGTCTATGTGAAAATCCTTTCCAGTATGGTGGGCTTCACTGTCCTTTCAAGCATTCTTGCCATCATCATTTCCTATTTCAACATCCTGCTGGCTATCTTGAGGATCCGCTCAGCCTCAGGAAGGCGCAAGGCTTTCTCCACCTGTGCATCTCACCTGGTGTCTGTTACACTCTTTTATGGCTCCTTGCTCTTTATGTATTCAAGACCCAGTTCCAACTACTCCCTGGAAAGAGACAAAGTGGCTGCCATGTTCTATACCATCATCAATCCATTACTCAACCCCTTCATCTATAGCTTGAGAAACAAAGATGTCAAAGAAGCCTTTAAGAAGTTGATGCAGACTATACAACAGCAAACATGA